In the Harmonia axyridis chromosome 3, icHarAxyr1.1, whole genome shotgun sequence genome, one interval contains:
- the LOC123675229 gene encoding histone PARylation factor 1: protein MDAHKSYSEDPRLPCHYGRKCYQKNPNHHIKYKHPPDPKRKNQYRNNNDDVKRRKMDLTTIDNKKINETELEHELNNIPIEAEPSDVSTQLKVFSNDVSDSDSETESTNPNPINIHSDQKSPTNSSLENGNYFRTKSKEDTTCNHINGHNTEFSKVYIKSKFLFEMPEDFYKFFELCERLNADNPSDALISIGLKLVGPFDVLNGKFCGVDKNSDDYLIHWRYYYDPPNLQTILKGDDKTGYHIGYFRDNPDDKPVFLVENYGMKDGILTPIGENIFGAISSYIEDRKKTCDPFSKMKFNKIQNIIKEEADKLSFDLSRKTKKMTKRNDKVLSRTFNKVGLVVPYERKTQLGYRKLAMSDKELGELLTKIDKAKPEEKSKFLAELQSEILTWTDIACDECDFGTGIELGWDILCHGVDLSHTTSRLLASNFRQLKWEAFAKISEAHMANRKKSCRLSII, encoded by the exons ATGGACGCTCATAAATCATATTCCGAAGATCCCAGATTACCATGTCATTATGGGCGAAAATGTTATCAAAAAAATCCCAATCAccatataaaatataaacaccCTCCAGATCCTAAAAGGAAG AATCAGTAtagaaataataatgatgatGTTAAGAGAAGAAAGATGGATTTGACTactattgataataaaaaaatcaatgaaactgAATTAGAGcatgaattgaataatattccaATTGAAGCTGAACCTTCAGATGTTTCTACTCAATTGAAAGTTTTCAGCAATGATGTATCTGATAGTGATTCCGAAACTGAATCAACTAACCCTAATCCAATAAACATACATTCAGATCAAAAGAGCCCAACAAACAGTTCActtgaaaatggaaattattttaGGACCAAATCAAAAGAAGATACAACTTGCAATCATATAAATGGGCATAATACCGAGTTTAGCAAAGTTTATATCAAatctaaatttttatttgaaatgcctgaagatttttataaattttttgaacTTTGTGAGCGCCTGAATGCAGATAACCCTAGTGATGCCTTGATAAGCATTGGCTTGAAGCTTGTGGGGCCTTTTGATGTTCtcaatggaaaattttgtgGAGTGGATAAAAATAGTGATGATTATTTAATACACTGGAGGTATTACTATGACCCTCCCAATCTTCAAACCATTTTGAAAGGGGATGATAAAACAGGGTATCATATTGGTTATTTCAGAGATAATCCAGATGATAAACCTGTTTTTCTAgtggaaaattatggaatgaaAGATGGTATATTGACACCTATAGGAGAAAATATATTTGGGGCGATAAG CTCTTATATAGAAGATAGAAAAAAAACCTGTGATCCATTCagtaaaatgaaatttaataaaattcaaaacataatCAAGGAAGAAGCAGATAAATTAAGTTTTGATTTatcaagaaaaacaaaaaaaatgactaAAAGAAATGATAAAGTGCTTTCTAGAACTTTCAACAAAGTTGGACTTGTGGTGCCTTATGAAAGGAA AACACAATTAGGATACAGGAAACTGGCAATGTCTGACAAAGAACTAGGAGAACTTTTGACTAAAATAGACAAGGCTAAACCAGAGGAGAAATCCAAATTCCTTGCAGAGCTCCAGTCTGAAATCTTGACATGGACTGACATTGCCTGCGATGAATGTGATTTTGGAACTGGAATCGAGCTTGGATGGGATATTCTTTGTCATGGTGTTGACTTGAGTCATACAACTTCAAGACTGTTGGCTTCTAACTTTCGACAGCTCAAGTGGGAAGCATTCGCTAAGATCTCGGAAGCCCACATGGCCAACAGAAAAAAGAGCTGCAGACTCAGCATAATATGA
- the LOC123675230 gene encoding zinc finger Y-chromosomal protein-like — MDIMEIIKRKTFKTEYDVNNTCSSTISNQAEIKSTSSTSETLDTCDEINNFYSSKQIIATDIEKYDLKDEIKAEKYEVHFDSQIEKNHVDVDNINKKQYKCHLCEFVSVRKDSLKKHINSVHLQLRPHKCHLCDYSANQKYNIQKHIASVHSNEKLFKCHICDFATYAGHNLKNHINSVHIKEKAYQCHFCDYESNRKKYVEMHVNSVHLQLRKYKCQLCDYAAVWKHNLKSHIDAVHFKVKSHKCHLCEYETTQKNNLKNHINSVHLNKKQHNCDFCDYRSNWTTDIKKHAKSVHLNMRQHKCQFCNFATNLHFNLKRHIDSVHSKVETYKCEMCDYTANSEKYLTEHMNSIHLKEKLD; from the coding sequence ATGGACATAATGGAAATTATCAAGAGGAAAACATTCAAAACTGAATATGATGTTAACAACACATGTTCTAGTACCATTTCTAATCAAGCTGAGATAAAGTCAACTTCTTCCACTTCTGAAACGTTAGACACTTGTGATGAAATTAACAATTTCTATTCTTCAAAACAAATCATTGCAACAGATATAGaaaagtatgatttgaaagacGAAATTAAAGCAGAAAAATACGAGGTCCATTTTGATtcacaaatagaaaaaaatcatgtaGATGTTGATAACATAAACAAGAAACAATATAAGTGCCACTTATGTGAGTTCGTTTCAGTTCGTAAAGATTCtctcaaaaagcatataaatTCTGTTCATTTGCAGTTAAGACCTCATAAATGTCATCTTTGTGATTATAGTGCAAAtcagaaatataatattcaaaaacatATAGCTTCTGTTCACTCTAATGAGAAGTTATTTAAGTGTCACATATGTGATTTTGCTACATATGCAGGTCATAATctgaaaaatcatataaattctGTACACATTAAAGAAAAGGCATATCAGTGTCACTTCTGTGATTACGAATCAAACCGAAAGAAGTATGTTGAAATGCATGTAAACTCTGTTCATTTACAATTAAGAAAATATAAATGTCAGCTATGCGATTATGCAGCAGTATGGAAACATAACCTTAAAAGTCATATAGATGCTGTTCATTTTAAGGTGAAATCTCATAAGTgccacttatgtgagtatgaaACAACTCAAAAAAATAATCTAAAGAACCATATAAATTCAgttcatttaaataaaaaacaacATAATTGCGACTTTTGTGATTATCGTTCAAATTGGACAACAGATATTAAAAAGCATGCAAAATCCGTTCATCTGAATATGCGCCAACATAAGTGTCAATTTTGCAATTTTGCTACAAATTtacattttaatttgaaaaggcatatagattccgTTCATTCAAAAGTGGAAACATATAAGTGTGAGATGTGTGATTATACTGCAAATAGTGAAAAGTACCTAACTGAGCACATGAATTCCATACACTTGAAGGAAAAATTGGATTAA